In Cydia fagiglandana chromosome 16, ilCydFagi1.1, whole genome shotgun sequence, the following are encoded in one genomic region:
- the LOC134672032 gene encoding chaoptin-like, with protein MNLILYKLVTVCVIVECYSESLFPMHDGCTQPYDDTTNPDECTHTVYCRSFVSQIIHSYPEQCQNFVYDENGNQYHPISVVLKYEYNEDYFPRFSHDYDREKIYSLDLSDSNEDFAFIPTFEHMPNLAILKISRCSLVNAKLSNRNDLPALKYVDFSENNINNIQVVPGEHEYKTLEKLNLSHNYLVSIPEAIFDSFPNIESLDLSHNYIYTLDIMSFEGLRKLLYLNLSYNRLAKIDSSLLRFYNLITLDLGHNNIQVIKSSDFGKLVNLKTIKLDFNEINTIEKNVFDNMASLTTIDLRNNYLESIDRDTFINVTKLTTVYLSRNKLKLFPKNMFQGKVIFNFTIEGNELEGSLERGSFEGLAMVTELDLSGQHLTSVENYAFAGLQNLKTLLLNNNDMESLSNYSFKGLHYLNCLDLSYNKIQKLDIVTEDLTGLQILTLHHNKITYISSNNFIALGSLQLLDLSHNNISHLGSNSFRYLQSLLNFKISDNPLHGSIEEKTFDGLSSLPSLDISGTLITTVNNGSFMGMSLLRELNVSHSNISELQYNSLSYASNIRTIDLSYNRLSEFDVNTTDLRYLKTLVLNNNMLQTISQTLFNGLSILSTVILSHNHIRTIHKEAFYALQDIRNLDLSYNLELEFDVSLVEKAQNLANLFLSGTKADVTFDKVNDIPLAKLEMAHSNIQNISQLKLHKLQRLETLVLSNNGVSKLEVGALSNLTALRQLDLSYNNLYYIQPGVFKDNTYLKLLNISHNMIMEINYGIFRGLLYVEIIDLSYNKIKSLHRSRFYDIEHLNTLIVDNNEIDFISDDEFVGTGLSKLSIGGNPLPCEILVNIEKKSYEMSITSISNDLTKENVNGVTCNKNSHNDNVKPTSAPIEHDKLLLDIRNILYNVSQKQTFKEQDGIINHESSLTNLTKQQITLIQNLSSVSNLTLDLVNLNNNTNLLLQKLNQDSINLTSTLVNANSNTNLLLGRLLRVLTSKDSISKTTIEPIRVDKENTTSDHLIPYINKIKQNLEETIAVEKQNTILDLNSKIEKLNSRIDSISAAKPTHEKLLGTNEDRQKTSMFTEVCVGLILAILVGFVLFKVYKSRVYVPSARSLTSSTRNIAESMESAHL; from the exons ATGAACTTGATCCTGT ATAAACTGGTGACAGTATGTGTGATAGTCGAGTGCTACTCGGAATCACTGTTCCCAATGCATGATGGATGCACCCAACCGTATGATGATACAACCAATCCCGACGAGTGCACTCATACGGTGTATTGCCGCAGTTTCGTATCCCAAATAATCCATTCGTACCCGgaacaatgtcaaaattttgtttatgaCGAAAATGGTAATCAATATCACCCTATCAGTGTTGTATTAAAATACGAATACAATGAAGATTATTTTCCTAGATTTAGTCATGATTATGATAGggaaaaaatatattcattagATTTAAGTGACAGTAATGAGGATTTCGCATTTATTCCTACTTTCGAGCATATGCCCAATTTGGCTATATTAAAAATTTCAAGATGTTCACTGGTCAACGCGAAGCTTTCGAATAGAAATGATCTTCCTGCGCTCAAATATGTAGACTTTTCAGAAAACAACATAAACAATATCCAGGTAGTTCCCGGTGAACATGAATACAAGACGCTGGAGAAATTAAATCTATCACATAATTATTTAGTTAGCATACCAGAAGCCATTTTCGATTCATTTCCGAATATAGAATCACTAGATTTGTCTCATAATTATATCTATACACTAGACATAATGTCTTTTGAAGGTTTGAGAAAACTTTTGTATTTAAATCTTTCATACAACCGACTAGCCAAAATCGATTCGTCTCTTTTGAGATTTTATAACTTGATAACATTAGATCTAGGccataataatatacaagtaATAAAATCCAGTGATTTTGGAAAGTTAGTCAATTTAAAGACTATTAAActtgattttaatgaaataaataccaTTGAAAAGAATGTGTTTGACAATATGGCATCATTGACAACAATCGACCTACGAAACAATTACTTAGAAAGTATTGATAGAGACACGTTTATAAATGTCACAAAATTAACGACCGTCTACCTTTctagaaacaaattaaaactctTTCCTAAAAATATGTTCCAAGGTAaagttatatttaattttactatAGAGGGCAATGAATTAGAAGGGTCACTTGAAAGAGGTTCTTTTGAAGGATTGGCTATGGTAACGGAACTAGATTTAAGTGGCCAACATTTAACCTCGGTAGAAAACTACGCATTTGCTGGTCTTCAAAATTTAAAGACGTTGCTGTTGAACAACAATGACATGGAATCATTAAGTAACTATTCCTTTAAAGGTTTACACTATTTGAATTGCTTGGATTTGtcatataataaaatacaaaaactggATATTGTGACCGAAGACCTCACAGGACTGCAAATATTAACACTGCAtcacaacaaaataacatatattTCGAGTAATAATTTCATAGCATTGGGATCGTTGCAGTTGCTTGATTTATCTCATAATAACATATCACATTTAGGGTCTAACTCTTTCCGTTATTTGCAAAGTTTGTTAAATTTCAAAATTTCTGACAACCCCCTCCACGGTTCGATAGAAGAGAAAACTTTTGACGGTTTAAGCTCTTTGCCAAGTCTTGATATTTCTGGGACTTTGATAACTACTGTTAATAATGGCTCATTTATGGGTATGTCTCTTTTGAGGGAACTAAATGTTTCACATAGTAACATAAGCGAACTACAATATAATTCTTTGTCTTACGCGAGCAATATTCGAACAATTGATCTGTCATATAATCGACTGAGTGAATTCGACGTTAATACAACTGACTTGAGATATCTGAAAACTTTagtgttaaataataatatgttacaaaCCATTTCACAAACATTATTTAATGGACTTAGCATTCTAAGTACGGTTATTTTGTCGCACAATCACATTCGAACGATACACAAAGAAGCGTTTTACGCTTTACAGGATATTCGTAATTTGGATTTATCATATAACCTGGAATTAGAATTTGATGTATCGTTAGTAGAAAAAGCTCAAAATCTAGCAAACTTATTTCTTTCGGGAACAAAAGCCGATGTAACTTTTGACAAAGTCAATGATATACCTCTAGCTAAATTAGAAATGGCTCATTCAAATATACAGAACATAAGCCAGTTAAAATTACATAAACTGCAACGTTTAGAAACATTAGTGTTAAGTAATAATGGCGTTTCAAAACTTGAAGTGGGTGCCTTATCTAATTTGACAGCACTTAGACAGCTAGACCTTAGTTACAATAACTTATATTACATCCAACCAGGAGTTTTCAAAGACAACACCtatttgaaattattaaacaTTTCTCACAATATGATAATGGAAATTAATTACGGAATTTTCCGAGGTCTTCTTTACGTGGAAATTATAGATTTGTCATATAATAAGATAAAAAGTTTACACCGATCAAGATTTTACGATATTGAGCATTTAAATACTCTCATAGTAGATAATAATGAAATTGACTTCATTTCCGACGATGAGTTCGTAGGAACTGGTTTGTCTAAACTCAGCATAGGGGGTAATCCGCTACCTTGTGAGATATTGGTCAATATAGAGAAAAAGAGCTACGAGATGAGTATAACGTCTATTAGTAATGATTTAACCAAAGAAAATGTGAACGGAGTtacttgtaacaaaaatagcCATAATGACAATGTTAAACCTACGTCGGCGCCAATTGAACACGACAAATTGCTCCTCGACATAAGAAATATACTATACAATGTGTCTCAAAAGCAGACATTCAAAGAACAAGACGGAATTATAAACCACGAGTCTTCCCTCACCAATTTAACTAAACAACAAATAACTTTGATTCAAAATTTGTCTTCAGTTAGTAATTTGACTCTGGATTTAGTTAATCTGAATAATAATACTAATTTACTTTTACAAAAACTTAATCAAGACAGCATAAATTTGACTTCGACCTTAGTTAATgcaaacagcaatacaaacttaCTTTTAGGGAGACTATTGCGTGTGTTAACATCAAAAGACTCTATATCCAAAACGACCATCGAACCAATACGTGTGGATAAAGAAAATACCACGTCAGATCATTTAATTCCTTACatcaacaaaattaaacaaaacttAGAAGAGACTATAGCTGTAGAGAAACAGAATACAATTCTTGACCTTAATAGTAAAATAGAGAAGCTAAATTCTCGAATAGATTCAATTTCAGCTGCAAAACCTACTCACGAAAAGTTACTCGGAACAAATGAAGACAGGCAAAAAACTTCAATGTTTACAGAGGTTTGTGTAGGATTGATTTTGGCAATTCTAGtcggttttgttttatttaaagtttataAA
- the LOC134672033 gene encoding chaoptin-like has product MDPNKLVYTAAVFLAAVTLGSCHCPATITRDLGNCSFQYICYHDVTRAHVPSECQYSNNYPVDVKVVLHNPTFNENHTNIDMAFIRSITSFKAFGRWPYDNLTFVEQMYALKELHLVGNNIERITRYPFYYLKNLEKVDLSHNQLSHINTLFQIELQPSKLLTLSLAHNNIEGIPGDAFDKVTSLEELDLSYNSIRDLDSNSFGSLFRLKQLKLAFNQIDSIPDGTFDNVTSLEELDLANNYISKLNNNTFSSMPRLTVLKLTNNKIIDLDGAINSLNLLKHLYLRGNQIQNIDMQSLQVIYHLETFDVSGNNLENMASDVLARHWPHFDIHSRCKIMLSDNYLVSLPNATSETFIGRARKVEEQNFNDIQTELDLSNNSITNIEFFAFRYILHLTSLDLSRNKLTDFVVNADDLKHVKLLNISNNYIRNLNYESFLLMDHLENLDLSFNQLENVPDPNFISIKSMPRYVNMSVNNLVNVNNLRIKFHTKGGVLDLSNNSLSVVNIPHGQTLRLLMLVLRSNNIEDPSLVELRQQDELKVLVMSKNSIKDLDEGSLHLPSSLEYLDLTYNEIMNMTPSVFKDLGHLRTLRLSHNLLNRIEYGVFQSLGNLKDLDLSFNYIQILDSKVFTDLKSLQVLSVRYNGMYYLDYKSWVGHKYAVRVNIDGNSFDCQWLAAAISDYNNGISMIEPAATEPVEYGNNLKGISCVQDAPGNYMEGLDADRTLLVLTSKILKAIEKQNRILEAQLVYHPGLQQIGSSDNEVK; this is encoded by the exons atggATCCTAATAAACTAG TTTACACTGCGGCTGTCTTCCTGGCTGCGGTGACCCTGGGAAGCTGCCACTGTCCTGCCACCATCACGCGAGACCTCGGCAACTGCTCCTTCCAATACATCTGCTACCACGACGTCACCAGGGCCCACGTGCCCAGCGAGTGCCAATACTCCAACAACTACCCCGTCGACGTCAAAGTCGTCCTGCACAACCCAACCTTCAACGAAAACCACACCAATATCGACATGGCTTTCATACGCTCCATCACCTCCTTCAAAGCATTCGGACGCTGGCCTTACGACAATCTCACCTTCGTAGAACAAATGTACGCTTTAAAGGAGTTACATCTCGTGGGCAACAATATTGAACGTATCACGCGCTACCCTTTTTACTACCTAAAAAATTTGGAGAAAGTAGATTTGTCACACAACCAATTGTCACATATCAACACTTTGTTTCAAATTGAATTGCAACCGAGCAAACTTCTAACACTATCACTGGCTCATAATAATATTGAAGGTATACCTGGAGATGCTTTCGATAAAGTGACTTCCTTAGAAGAATTGGATCTTTCTTATAATTCTATTCGAGATTTAGATAGTAATAGTTTCGGTAGTCTTTTCCGACTAAAACAACTAAAACTTGCTTTCAATCAAATCGATAGTATTCCTGACGGCACTTTCGACAACGTCACATCCCTGGAAGAATTAGACCTCGCAAATAATTATATCAGTAAATTAAACAATAACACCTTCAGCAGTATGCctagacttacagtcttaaagctgaccaataataaaataattgatttAGATGGCGCGATCAATAGTTTAAATCTTTTAAAACATTTGTATCTCAGAGGAAATCAGATTCAAAACATAGATATGCAGTCACTTCAAGTGATCTACCATTTAGAAACGTTCGATGTTTCTGGTAATAATCTCGAGAACATGGCCTCCGACGTGCTCGCCCGCCACTGGCCCCATTTCGACATACATTCAAGGTGCAAAATTATGCTTTCTGATAACTATTTAGTGTCTCTGCCGAATGCAACTTCCGAGACTTTCATTGGGCGTGCTAGAAAAGTTGaagaacaaaattttaatgatattCAAACCGAACTGGATCTTTCTAATAACTCAATAACAAACATCGAATTTTTTGCTTTTCGATACATTTTGCATCTTACATCTTTAGATCTCTCACGCAATAAGCTAACCGATTTTGTCGTTAATGCGGATGACTTAAAACATGTTAAATTGCTTAATATCAGCAATAACTATATAAGAAATCTTAACTATGAATCCTTTTTATTGATGGACCATTTAGAAAATTTAGACCTGTCTTTCAATCAACTGGAAAACGTCCCCGATCCAAACTTTATAAGCATTAAAAGCATGCCGAGATACGTCAACATGTCAGTCAATAATTTAGTTAATGTCAATAATTTGAGAATTAAATTTCATACCAAGGGAGGGGTGTTGGATCTCTCGAACAACTCTCTTTCAGTTGTAAATATTCCACACGGACAGACACTTCGCTTGTTGATGTTAGTCCTACGGTCCAACAATATAGAAGATCCTTCTTTGGTGGAGCTAAGGCAACAGGATGAACTAAAAGTTCTGGTTATGAGCAAAAACTCTATTAAGGATTTAGACGAGGGGTCCCTCCACTTGCCTTCTAGTCTCGAGTATTTAGATTTGACGTATAATGAGATAATGAATATGACTCCTTCGGTTTTTAAAGACCTCGGCCACTTGAGGACCCTCCGTTTATCCCACAATCTTTTAAATCGTATTGAGTATGGAGTATTCCAGAGCCTTGGCAATCTGAAAGATTTGGATTTATCCTTCAATTATATACAGATTCTGGATTCTAAGGTGTTTACTGACTTGAAGTCGCTTCAAGTGCTGTCGGTGCGTTACAATGGGATGTATTACCTCGATTATAAAAGCTGGGTTGGACACAAGTATGCTGTGAGAGTGAATATAGATGGGAACAGTTTCGATTGCCAATGGTTGGCTGCGGCCATCAGCGATTACAATAATGGGATATCTATGATAGAACCAGCGGCGACGGAACCGGTTGAATACGGGAATAACTTGAAAGGTATATCCTGTGTTCAGGACGCACCGGGTAACTATATGGAGGGGTTAGACGCAGACAGGACTCTGCTGGTCCTGACTTCTAAGATACTGAAGGCCATTGAGAAACAGAATAGAATATTAGAGGCACAACTGGTTTATCATCCCGGTTTACAGCAAATAGGTTCGTCTGATAACGAAGTAAAATAA